From the Kitasatospora viridis genome, one window contains:
- a CDS encoding serine/threonine-protein kinase, translated as MARKIGSRYTVHQVIGRGSAGTVWLGEGPDGPVAVKLLREDLAGDQVLVGRFVQERAALTSLDHPRVVGVRDMVVDGDDLALVMELVHGTDLRSRLEREGVLSPQAAASVIADVADGLAAAHAAGIVHRDVKPENVMLDLAAPPGPGGAPRAKLTDFGIARLVDAPRRTRATRIIGTPDYLAPEIIEGLEPRAAVDIYALATVLYELLAGFTPFGGGHTGAVLRRHVTESVPPVPGLPDGLWRIISECLAKAPASRLRAAELADRLREQLPALAGLPPLALPAQRAPDELAAPGRQAGAEPTTLAEAVYAEAETGTGAHRRRRGPAVPLVPAAPDAARDARDTHTSLRRPSPQELAGYAAQSRAQRTAPAAAHRNGRRALVRRRRMLAVLLAVVLLLAGAAAAYSAFAGGGHRHGSGAAAPARVLGPAAQGVPVGPGAPG; from the coding sequence TTGGCACGAAAGATCGGCAGCCGGTACACCGTGCACCAGGTGATCGGCCGGGGCTCCGCCGGGACCGTCTGGCTGGGCGAGGGGCCGGACGGCCCGGTCGCCGTGAAGCTGCTGCGCGAGGACCTGGCCGGTGACCAGGTGCTGGTCGGCCGCTTCGTGCAGGAGCGGGCCGCGCTCACCAGCCTGGACCACCCCCGGGTGGTCGGGGTCCGCGACATGGTGGTGGACGGCGACGACCTGGCCCTGGTGATGGAGCTGGTGCACGGCACCGATCTGCGCTCCCGGCTGGAGCGCGAGGGCGTGCTCAGCCCGCAGGCCGCCGCCTCGGTGATCGCCGACGTCGCCGACGGCCTGGCCGCCGCGCACGCGGCCGGCATCGTGCACCGGGACGTCAAGCCGGAGAACGTGATGCTCGACCTGGCCGCGCCGCCCGGCCCGGGCGGCGCGCCCCGGGCCAAGCTGACCGACTTCGGCATCGCGCGGCTGGTGGACGCCCCGCGCCGGACCCGGGCCACCCGGATCATCGGCACCCCCGACTACCTGGCCCCGGAGATCATCGAGGGCCTGGAGCCGCGCGCCGCCGTCGACATCTACGCGCTGGCCACCGTGCTCTACGAACTGCTGGCCGGCTTCACGCCGTTCGGCGGCGGCCACACCGGCGCGGTGCTGCGCCGGCACGTCACCGAGAGCGTGCCGCCGGTGCCCGGCCTGCCGGACGGGCTGTGGCGGATCATCTCCGAGTGCCTGGCCAAGGCCCCGGCCTCCCGGCTGCGCGCGGCCGAACTGGCCGACCGCCTGCGCGAGCAACTGCCCGCACTGGCCGGCCTCCCGCCGCTGGCGCTGCCGGCCCAGCGCGCCCCCGACGAGCTGGCGGCCCCCGGCCGCCAGGCCGGCGCCGAGCCCACCACGCTGGCCGAGGCGGTCTACGCGGAGGCCGAGACCGGCACCGGCGCCCACCGCCGCCGGCGCGGCCCGGCCGTGCCGCTGGTGCCCGCCGCCCCCGACGCGGCCCGGGACGCCCGGGACACCCACACCAGCCTGCGCCGGCCCTCGCCGCAGGAACTGGCCGGCTACGCGGCCCAGTCCCGGGCCCAGCGCACCGCCCCGGCCGCCGCGCACCGCAACGGCCGGCGGGCGCTGGTCCGCCGCCGCCGGATGCTCGCGGTGCTGCTGGCCGTGGTGCTGCTGCTGGCCGGGGCGGCGGCCGCCTACTCCGCCTTCGCCGGCGGCGGCCACCGGCACGGCTCGGGGGCCGCCGCACCGGCCCGGGTGCTCGGGCCGGCAGCGCAGGGGGTACCGGTCGGTCCCGGCGCACCCGGCTAA
- the prfB gene encoding peptide chain release factor 2 yields MAAVDPSEELKNLETTMGSIEAVLDLDKIRADIERLEEEAAAPNLWDDVVNAQKVTSRLSFLQGELRRVETMRKRIEDVGVLFELAEEMADAETRAEAETELASVRKAVEELEVRTLLSGEYDAREALVNIRAEAGGVDAADFAEQLMRMYLRWAERHGYPTEVYDTSYAEEAGIKSATFTVKSPYAYGTLSVEQGTHRLVRISPFDNQGRRQTSFAGVEVLPVVEVSDHVAIDEGDLRVDVYRASGPGGQGVNTTDSAVRITHLPTGIVVSCQNERSQIQNKASAMNVLQAKLLERRRQEEKAMMDALKDGGSSWGNQMRSYVLHPYQMVKDLRTEFEVGNPQAVLDGDIDGFIEAGIRWRKQRETAE; encoded by the coding sequence GTGGCAGCCGTCGATCCTTCCGAAGAGCTCAAGAACCTCGAAACGACCATGGGGTCGATCGAGGCCGTCCTCGACCTGGACAAGATCCGGGCCGACATCGAACGCCTGGAGGAGGAGGCAGCCGCCCCCAACCTCTGGGACGACGTGGTGAACGCCCAGAAGGTGACCAGCCGGCTCTCCTTCCTGCAGGGCGAGTTGCGCCGGGTGGAGACGATGCGCAAGCGCATCGAGGACGTCGGCGTGCTGTTCGAGCTGGCCGAGGAGATGGCCGACGCGGAGACCCGGGCGGAGGCGGAGACCGAGCTGGCCTCGGTCCGCAAGGCGGTCGAGGAGCTTGAGGTCCGCACCCTGCTCTCGGGCGAGTACGACGCCCGCGAGGCGCTGGTGAACATCCGCGCCGAGGCCGGTGGCGTCGACGCCGCCGACTTCGCCGAGCAGCTGATGCGGATGTACCTGCGCTGGGCCGAGCGGCACGGCTACCCGACCGAGGTCTACGACACCTCCTACGCGGAGGAGGCCGGCATCAAGTCCGCCACCTTCACCGTGAAGAGCCCCTACGCCTACGGCACCCTCTCGGTCGAGCAGGGCACCCACCGCCTGGTCCGCATCTCGCCGTTCGACAACCAGGGCCGCCGGCAGACCTCGTTCGCCGGTGTCGAGGTGCTCCCGGTCGTCGAGGTGAGCGACCACGTCGCGATCGACGAGGGCGACCTGCGGGTGGACGTGTACCGCGCCTCCGGCCCCGGCGGCCAGGGCGTCAACACCACCGACTCGGCGGTCCGGATCACCCACCTGCCGACTGGCATCGTGGTCTCCTGCCAGAACGAGCGCTCGCAGATCCAGAACAAGGCCTCGGCGATGAACGTCCTCCAGGCCAAGCTGCTGGAGCGGCGCCGCCAGGAGGAGAAGGCCATGATGGACGCGCTCAAGGACGGCGGCAGCTCCTGGGGCAACCAGATGCGCTCCTACGTGCTGCACCCGTACCAGATGGTCAAGGACCTGCGCACCGAGTTCGAGGTCGGCAACCCGCAGGCGGTGCTGGACGGCGACATCGACGGCTTCATCGAGGCGGGCATCCGCTGGCGCAAGCAGCGCGAGACCGCCGAGTAA